Proteins found in one Candidatus Anoxymicrobium japonicum genomic segment:
- a CDS encoding glycosyl transferase has translation MNLSIIVPVYNERNTIQEILRRVRAVDVGEIVKEIIVVDDGSTDGTGDILKMEEDSTIRIMRHETNRGKGAAVRTALGQATGDFVIIQDADLEYDPDDYRALLAPALKKKAEVVYGSRFTGEHRDMLFWHLLGNKFLSLVTNVLYNTTISDMETCYKLFWRPALDGIVIKSNRFDFEAEITAKILKKKIRIYEVPISYAGREYSEGKKITWRDGIAALWALVKYRFVN, from the coding sequence ATGAATCTGTCCATCATAGTGCCGGTTTATAACGAGAGGAACACGATTCAGGAAATCCTGCGCAGGGTGCGGGCTGTCGATGTCGGGGAGATAGTCAAAGAGATCATCGTGGTCGATGACGGATCCACCGACGGAACCGGCGACATCTTGAAGATGGAGGAGGACTCGACCATCAGGATTATGCGGCACGAGACGAACAGGGGCAAAGGCGCGGCGGTGCGAACCGCGCTGGGACAGGCGACTGGCGACTTTGTGATAATCCAGGACGCGGATCTCGAGTATGACCCTGACGACTACCGCGCGTTGCTGGCCCCGGCGCTCAAGAAAAAGGCCGAGGTCGTTTACGGATCGCGGTTCACGGGAGAGCACCGCGACATGCTCTTCTGGCACCTGTTGGGCAACAAGTTTCTCTCTCTGGTAACCAACGTCCTCTACAACACGACAATCTCCGATATGGAGACGTGCTACAAGCTGTTCTGGCGCCCCGCGCTCGATGGCATTGTGATCAAGTCGAACAGGTTTGACTTTGAGGCGGAGATTACCGCCAAGATTTTGAAAAAGAAGATACGCATATACGAAGTGCCAATTTCCTACGCCGGGCGCGAATATTCAGAGGGCAAGAAAATCACGTGGCGCGACGGGATAGCCGCTCTCTGGGCGCTCGTCAAATATCGGTTCGTAAACTAG